ATGTTGGCTCTGCTCTCCATCTCGGCCAGCATGGCCCTCACCTGCTCCACCTCCTCCTCGGGGCACAgggcggctgggggctgctgggggccgcggctccccccgccccgggggcggccgcccaGCCCGGTgcgcagcggggccgcgccggggccctgcggggcgaAGAGCTGGCCGAGGCGGTGGGCTCGGCGCAGGTCGCGCAGGAGGAGCTCCAGGGCGGAGAGGAAGAGCACCCACAGCCGCTCCAGCTCCCGGCGCTCCTCGGGGCTGGCCGGCGGGTGCTGCAGCCCGGCCACCAGCGCCCTGCGCAGGCCTGCGGGACACGCGGCGCTGAGCGGGGACGGCCCCGCGTGCAGCCTcttccagcccccccagccccagcatggggGACACGGTGTGGGGCACTGCGCCGTCCCGGCTGCCGGGGGGTCACCCTGCCCGCACCcctgcgcgggggccgggggcgagtgCGGTGCAGGCGGTGCAGGATGCATGTGGCATGGGGGTGAGCGCGGTGCAGGGTGCTGGTGGTGCAGGGTGCATGTGGCAGGGGGACGAGCACGGTGCAAGCGGTGCAGGGTACATGCGACCCGGGGGAGAGCATGGTGCAGGGTGCTGCACGCCCAGTGCCCCCCGCACCCCTCCCCGCGGGCCGGCCGTGCCTACCGGCGCTGAGCTCGCGGGCCCGGGCGCTGCTGCGGCGCAGCTCCTCCCGCAGCTGGGCACAGTCCGCGCTGccgcccagctgcagcaccagctgCCGGTGCCCGGCCGTGGCGGTGCTCAGGGCAGCCGCGCACGCCCCTGCCACGCTGAATGCCCCCGCCATCCGCCGCCGCGACGCCCCGGGGCTCCGATCCCTCCTGCGGGCCCGGTGTGCCGGGCGGCTGCCGGTCGTGGCTGTGCCGCGCTCCTCCCCGCCGgggaggctgcagcaggcgcATGGGAGCGGAGGTCCCCGGGGAGCGGTGACGTGCCGGCAGCCTGGCACTGGGCTCCCTGCGGCAGCTtaacccccccggccccgggactGGGGGTCCCTGGCCAGGCTCCGTGTGCACCCGCATCCCTGTGCCCTGGCGGGCAGAGCAGCCCCCGGCTGGGGAGGGCTCCCGGGGTTATTTCCCGCATGGCCCCCAGCTGAGCCGACCCCCGTGCCATGGGGCCGCGCGCCCTCGTCCCGTGCCGGCAGCCCTGCGTGGAAAATCTGAGCTCACGGCTGGCAccagccagcagcctgcgggAATGGCCCCCCatcccagccgccccccgggcaGCCGGCTCCACGCTGCCCCCGGCATCCGCCCCGGCCCATCGCTGCCGCCCCGCGGGagagcccagccagcagctccagccTTTCCCCTTTTAATGAGGCTCAAACGTAAACCGCGTTCGACGGAGCCGGGGTCTCCCAGCCGCCCGCGGTGCCGCCAGGCAAGtccagcccggcgcggggcccggtGCGGCGGCCGTGCTGCTTTCCGCGGCCGGCGGCAGAGCGGGGCTGCaagcggcggccgggccccgggaaTGTGTGGTCCCTTACTGCACGCCCTCCATCATCTTGAGGAACTCTGCAAGAGAGCGGCATCGTCAGCGCCGGGGCCCTGCCTGGGCGCTCAGCACCACAGCTGGGTGCTCAGCACCGCGGTCTGGGGCTGGTCGGTGCAGCGGGTGCTGGTGCTCACCGTCAAAGTCGATGCGGCCATCGTTGTTCTTGTCCGAATCCTTCATGAGGTCCTCTATGTCCTCCTCGGTGACGTGCTCGCCGGTGGCCCTGAGGATCTCGCCCAGCTCCTCGATGTCGATGAAGCCGTCGGCGTTCCTgcgggaggccggggcagggcgtcgggcgggcgggcgggatgcggccgccggccgggcgcccgcgggTGTCACCCCCACTCACTTGTCGAAGACGCGGAAGCAGTTGGCCAGCTCCTCCTCGGACTTGCCCTTGGCGTCCTCCTTCATCTGGCGCACCATCATCACCAGGAACTCCTCGAAGTCGATGGTGC
The sequence above is a segment of the Dromaius novaehollandiae isolate bDroNov1 chromosome 16, bDroNov1.hap1, whole genome shotgun sequence genome. Coding sequences within it:
- the LOC112994560 gene encoding regulator of G-protein signaling 9-binding protein-like gives rise to the protein MAGAFSVAGACAAALSTATAGHRQLVLQLGGSADCAQLREELRRSSARARELSAGLRRALVAGLQHPPASPEERRELERLWVLFLSALELLLRDLRRAHRLGQLFAPQGPGAAPLRTGLGGRPRGGGSRGPQQPPAALCPEEEVEQVRAMLAEMESRANIPVWAVEAGQRGRAGGSGGVVARGPRPGTGLCCTVL
- the TNNC2 gene encoding troponin C, skeletal muscle; translation: MTSMTDQQAEARAFLSEEMIAEFKAAFDMFDADGGGDISTKELGTVMRMLGQNPTKEELDAIIEEVDEDGSGTIDFEEFLVMMVRQMKEDAKGKSEEELANCFRVFDKNADGFIDIEELGEILRATGEHVTEEDIEDLMKDSDKNNDGRIDFDEFLKMMEGVQ